GCCGCAGCGCTCGGGCTGGTTTTGTCACGGACGATCGTCGCGCGTCCCACCACCAAGCGCGACCAGGACTGGACGTTGACTCAAGCCCTTCGCTGCCCGGCAGTCGCAGCAGTGTTGTGTTGGCCAGATCGATTCGATGACCGGGCCTTTCGGCGTTGGCAATTAGCGGCCGAAGCGGGGCGCAGTTTAGGACTGATCGTCCGCAGCGAATCCGCTCGTCACGAACCCTCGTGGGCCGAAGTTCGCTTGTTGGTGGTCCCTGTTGTGGGAGGTGAGAGGAGGAGATTTCGCCTGGAGATACTGCGCAGTCCCACGGGGGGCGCTCGAACCATGGAAGCCAAATCCTTGGAAGTTGAACTCAGTGAAGAGGGCCTGCTCCATGACGCGAATACTTTGTCTCCGCCTTCCCAATTGGCCAGTTCAACGCCTGTGCAACGCTCGTCCCGAGCTTAAGCGCCGCGCGGTCGCGATTTATGAAGAACGGCAAGGTTGCCGAATCGTCGCGTCGAGCAGGTCCGATCTTTTGCCCGGCACTCCTGTCGCCGAAGCCACGGGCGTGCATCTCGAACGTTACGACCCGTTCCTCGATCGCAGCACGCTCGAGCGAATCGCCGTCTGGTGCGAACAATTTTGTCCGCTGGTGGGACTGGAAGAGACCGATCGCCCCAGCAGTCTGTTTTTCGATATTTCGGGGCTCTCGTCGCTCATTGCTGGCGAGCGAGAACTAGCCGAGCAAATTCTCCGCGCCTTTTCTCGCCGAGATTTGCAGTGCCAATTGGCCAT
Above is a window of Anatilimnocola aggregata DNA encoding:
- a CDS encoding ImuA family protein, with the protein product MPASRQEVVAALQGALRQGAKSFGNDFVASGSRALDAELGGGFRRGSLVEWLAAEGSGAATLAIIAAQRAAQGFGVTQGSQAIVIVDRQQQFYPPAAAALGLVLSRTIVARPTTKRDQDWTLTQALRCPAVAAVLCWPDRFDDRAFRRWQLAAEAGRSLGLIVRSESARHEPSWAEVRLLVVPVVGGERRRFRLEILRSPTGGARTMEAKSLEVELSEEGLLHDANTLSPPSQLASSTPVQRSSRA